CACCAGAGTATAGAACCAAGGCCGTAAAGCTAAAGGACCAGCTAAGGATAGTTGATTTTACGTCTTCATGGAAAAATTCTACCTTACGTTATTGAAGTTTTTATCATTAGCATTGAATTATGTAAGTACTAATACCATTAAAGTATCTATTTTTAGATAATATGCTTGACCTTGAAGTAATGTCTCAAGTATTGGATTTGCCAAGCACCCAAAccaaccaaagaaatcaccaccaatgtTGAAAAGTACTTGACCCTGGAGTTGGTCGATTCGTTGGTATCTCTCATCCTCTCctctctcttcttcaagtattgCAACTCACTGGCAATTTCGGCAGtcatttcttcaactctaCGCAATTCCACCTCATTTggcttcaacttttcagcCACCTGAATAGCGTTCCAGTCTCTGGCAGCAGCACCACTTTCTATGTCCAATTCGACTTCTCTAGACAAGTGAGAGTATTTCACCTTCGTCTCTAAAACGTTGGTGAAACAAACATCAAATGCAGCACTGTGGAAACTGGTGAAGGTTATCCTGGCACTGGTGCCAATATCATTCTTCTTGCGGAGTTCATTTCCAAGCGAATCGGTTACAACCACGTTAAGCTGTTGGCCATCTCCAATACGTCCATTAGTTTTAATGTTGATGACAACCAATTGGTTTTCCCCCACGAAGTCTCGAATGCACACGGGTTCGGGGTTGGCCTTGGCCAAGATATCCACGTTCAATGCAGTTATAAAGGTAAACAACGTCGCGATGACGAGTAACATACTGGAGCTTTTCATTTTGTTAACGTTGGTGCTAAAAACAACTGTTGATCTGGCGTGAAGTGtccaaatttttcagttgCGCGTTCACGCCCTCTTCTACAAGGGTGCGCGAGTTTAGAGACATCTGCTGCTTTAGGCAGTCAACAGTTAATACATCTGAAAATTCGCACCAGCCGGGAAATTTTTCACACACTCGATTCTAGACAACCAACCATGGCTAAGGCCAAAACTACACACACAATGGTCAAGCTTGTGTCAGCGGCCAAAACCGGATACCAGAAGTGGTTCAATATTCCAAGACATACCCAGAGactcaacttgattttgtatGACCCCGTGGCAAAGAGACACTGTTTGTTCAccgaagaaaagaagagaaaagtCCCATTGGTGATCCCAAAAGACTTTACCCGTTCCCACCGAGTGTAAAAAGCCGTCCTTATTTAATCCCATGTCTTGTATATATGAACAATCTCCGTTTAATGAAAGAAAACTGTTTTTATAACTAAATAAAAGCTAACCTATTTACACGATTAATTGTATGATTTGATATTCCAGTCTCCATCTGGGGCAATGTGAAGGTTGCTGTTATCTCCTATGACTGTTACAACTTCCTTTTGGGCCttcaccaagtacttgtCGACgacattcttcaagtcctcGTTGTCGATATCCAAGAACCGCTCTCTTCTATCTTGTCTCATATCATCCGTGATACCTTCAATAAAGGCTGCTACTCCTTGCAGAGCAACGTGTGAGGGAGCATCAACACTTTGGAAAATCGATAACTTAGCCTCCTGTAAGTCTTTGGCGTCCCAGTTGGACTCTAATTTGTCTAAAGCAATCTGAAATGTCTGTCTATAAGAATCAACTGACTTTAATGGATTGGGGTCTCTGTATGAGTAGAAATTTATAGTACCACCCAAACCATCGTAAGTCATTCCTCCACCGTACGCTCCATTGGCTTCTCTTATAACTGAATGTAAATGTTTGGAAGATAATAATTGTGCCAAAACTTGCAAAACTGCTCCATCCATAGAAGTGTACTCAGCGCCGAGTTTGGCGAGCGAAGAGTACCCGATTTGAAAAGgcaagttgatcaaagtcaGGGTTTTGACTTCAGGGTAGGAAGTAGAAAATCCCTGAGTGAACCCAGAAAGCACATTCTCATTTTCTAAAGACTTCAAAGAGCCCATACGGTCATCAAATGTCTGTATGAGGCTTTCAGCTTCCGACACAGCGCCTGCATCTCCGATCAAGCTGTACTCAAACCCTGGGTTCGATCCTTTTGTaaatccaccaacaacatAGTCTTGGATTTCATTCAATGTTGGCAACAATTCGGTTGTCAAGAAATCTTTACCTTTTGCTTCTAATTCCCTGTTAAGTTGCATAATAAACTCAACCTGACCAATACCAGAAGTGATATTTCTAATGTTCTTGCTGACTGTCAACTGAGAGTTTGAGAAAGCTGAGGAGTATGAATGGCCTCTTTCAGCAATACTGTTCATCTGGTTTTGACCGAGATTCTTGACTAGAgtgttcaacttgtcgaCCACTTCAGGCTCGTTCGTGAGCTTGGTCTCAGTCAAAATCTCTTTCCACAACTCAAAAATGTACAGAGAATTCTGTTGCAAGGCCATACCGGTAGCAACGAACTTTAAGTTTGTTTCTGAGATGTTAAAAGGATTGGTTTTGTTGCTCACTGAGAAGGAAACACCACCAGTGTGCTTTTGGATCttggtttccaaatcaaTAATTGAGGTTTGAGAAGTTCCTGCCAAATTGGTGAGACATGAGATGAACAAAGGAATGTAAGGATAATACTTAGTGGGCAAGTAACCAAAATCTTTGGCAGCAGTGGCATACACCAACCCATTAGTATCCACTATTCTCTTCTGAACCTTTTTAGAGTTCACTTCTCCGAATTTCAACCGATAGAACTCACCATTTCTTGGGATATCCTGCAACGTCAAAGTTGGCAAGACAGAAAcgtcttcctcttcttgTTGCTTGGCTGCAAGCTTCAGTGCTCTTTCTAAAATGACCTGtttgtcttcttcctctAAGACTTCCACTTTACTTTTTAATCTCTGCTTCTCTTCCTCTGCCAACTTCGTAGTGAAGTCTTCGTCTGGAATCATAGTAAAAGTAAACTTGGGAGTGTTTGGGTTCAACAAGGAGTTCTCCAACAATTGTtcaaacatcttcaatccGTTGGTCTCATAGTCATTCTTAaactgttgaagaacagCCTCTACTTGTAAAGACGTGATGGGattcaactcattgatcCAACTCGACACTATAGAGTGCAATAATCCCAAGCCAAAGTCTGGTTTgtgtttcttgaagttcaattcGATTTGATGCAAAATTGCTTCTACTCGTTCTCTGAATACCTTGGAGTCAGACTTGAAGTCTGGAAGTATTTTGTTTTGTAAGATTTGTTTaaccttttcttcaagaccATCTACTTTCtccttggtcaaattgttcaatCCAATAGTGAACGACAACaaggaggtggtggagtccAAGCCCGAGTTGACAgtgaaatcatcaccatacTCCTTCTCAATCAATTCTTGATAGAATGGTGAGCTGTGTCCGTCACACAACAACGAGTTGAGAACCTTCCACTGGAAAATCTCATACTGCTTCTCTTCATCCAAGGGATCTCCCAAATACCAAGTAATAGACGACTTGTACTGTTCAGCCACGGCTTTTCCGCTCATCACGTCTACGGGCCCATTGATAGCAGCCACATTCTTCGAACTATCGGTATTATTTTGAAAGGTAGGTTTCATAATGAGGTTTTTGACACCTCTGGCACCGAAAGGCTCGTAGCATTTAGCCAACTTTTGCAAGTGTTCCATCAATGGCAAGGAGCCATAAGTGAATGTCTTTGCATTGGAAGGATGGTAACACGAAGCATGGAAGTCAACTAAATCCTCATACTGTAAATCGGTGATCTTCTGAGGGTCTCCACCcgagttgttcaaagaaCCGTAGATGGCTTCCTGAAACTTAATCCAATAATAAtaagaagagttggagtATTGGCCCTTCATTTCATTATAAACAACTCCCTTGAAAATCAACGGACTGGACTTGTCATCAGACACCTCGTTTTCCAATCTCCAACCTTCTTGGGTGAAATCTTCGTAGGTCAATAATGGTTCAAATACAGATGACAAATATACATCCATTAAGTTTTCAAAATCCCTGGcatttgtggttgcaaacgGGAAGTAGGTGTAGTCGTGGCCCGTCATGGCGTTCATGAAGTTGCTCAAGGATCGGTTGAGCATCTTGAAAAACGGATCCCTGACTGGATACTTGTATGATCCACACAAAGTGGTGTGTTCCAATATATGAGGAACACCGGTGGCGTTGGGAGTATTTGTCTTAAAAGCCACCAGGAACACATTGTTACGGTCATGGGGAGCATCTAGGTGAAGGTGCTGACTGCCTGTTCTCGCATGTTTGAGTTTAACTGCAACTAACGAGAACTCCGGTATGGGCTGCACTTGTTCAATGGTGAATCCATGATAGTTTAATCCAATAGGgtatttgttcaagatcttggcctGGTTATAAGCAGTAGCAAACAGTCTTCTTACCTGCGTACTTAGCGGCGCACTTGGTTGGGCGCCTACTGACAGCAACTTGGTGAACCGTCTGAGCATTCTCAAAGTAAGTGAGTTGAATGATGGAAGTTCGCAGTTTCTGCGATGGCCAGTGTCTGTCTCACCAGATACGGTTGATAGTATTTACAGGGGAAATTGTGATTTCCTGTTACTGTattcaagatcattgaaGTGTgcgtttgtggttgaagacTATTTAGTTGTTGTAAGTTGGTACTAatcttttgtttcaaagGGACTTTCAATGTTTCAAATAAGTTCGTACAGGATCGGTTAATTTTTGCAAACGTCTAAAACTGTAAAGTCTGGCGATGAAAAAATGACTAATTGGGTATAAACGGGCACTATCACTATGAACCCACTATATAGAAAGGGCGGGCATCACCAAGTCCGTGCTTTCTCATTTATTTCCATCCTAACAACACCGTCCTTAGGACCAACGGCGTTATCAGTTCTGTTACCGAAACAGGAGCGCTGAGGTGCGACCGGCCTCAAAATCTCACGTTCAACATTTTCTAATCGGTAGATCCCTCCCATGAGTAAACACAAAGAAACCCCCCAAGTGTCAACGGCCGGAGGGTTTGTGGCCGGAGCATTAGCGGCATGTGGTGCCGTGACCTTCACCAATCCTATAGAGCTTATCAAAACCAGAATGCAATTACAAGGAGAATTGACTAAGGTTGACAAAAATGCCGTCAAGATTTACAAAAACCCATTCCAAGCCTTTGGTGTTATATATAAGAACGAAGGGCTTCGGGGCTTACAAAAAGGGCTTGTGGCCGGATACTTCTATCAGATTGGATTGAACGGATGTAGATTTGGCTTCTACGAACCAGCAAGATacaacttgaccaaattgTTCAATCCAACTGCACTTAAAGAAGGTGAAAAAGCTCCTCAAAGCTTGGGGATTAACGTGGCGGCCGGGTTCATCTCGGGGACGGCAGGGGCTACTATTGCTAACCcattgtttttggtgaaaacCAGAATGCAGTCATATAGTGCTGTTAAGAATGCTAGTGGTCAATCGGTGGCCGTTGGTCAACAAACTTTCTACAGATCGCCATTTGAaggtttgaagaaaatcttCAAGGCCGAAGGTATAAAGGGGTTGTTTAGAGGTGTAGATGCCGCTATTTTGAGAACCGGTGCCGGGTCTTCAACTCAACTTCCATCTTATTTCTATGCGAAAAGCTTGGTGATTGACAATCATATTGTTGCGGAAGACTCGATTTTGGTTCATTTAATTGCTTCCTCGGTGGCTGGTTTGGCAGTAGCTGTGATGATGAACCCATGGGATGTCGTACTTACCCGAGTATACAACCAGAAGGGAGATCTTTATAGTGGAGTAGGTGATTGTATTGTCAAGACCGTGAAAACAGAGGGAATAACAGCATTTTATAAAGGATTCTGGGCACAATTATTCAGAATCGGACCTCATTCGATCTTGTCCTTGATGTTTATGGAGCAGTCGGTCAAGTTAGTGGCTCAATTAGAATCGTACTTGTAGTATTATGATATAGATAATAGAGACTATGCGTGTCGTGGCCATTTCCTCCGGGGTGGGTACTGTGGACCAAACAGTTGAGTCGTGTACACACCACCGATACAGGGGAAAAAAATCCGACCCGCGAACCTGAAAGGCAAAAAGATAGCCTTAGAAGAGTTAGTGTAAGCAAAACTTGAGAACCACAACGCACTTCTATTTGTGATACGCTCAACACTATTGGATAAGCCTTTAGAATATCCTTTCTTCTGGTATTACGCTTTATACGCTTCCTGTATTCAGTGACTTTCGTTGGTCTAAAACATCAGATTAAACTGGGGTACCTTATTTATAATACTCAGGTAAAAACACTGGCTTATTGGTTGATTTCCCATCATAACCCAGCCACCCCACTTTAATTATTATTCCCTTCAACCATCCTTCCCGGTGAATCAACAACGTGCACATACTACCAATAGTGAAgttttttccaagtttacTCTCCTATGCGTGATTCCAACTATAAGTCTATTAGTAACAATAGGGCGGCGGTGACTATCAGTTCCACCGTTTATGATAGAAGAGCTTTGGACGTCACAAGTGACAGACCTTTGGTCAACTCATTGAATCACTTGACCTACCTTGTTTCATCCCTGGCTAAAGTAAGAGAAACCTTATCAACCGATGGAGGTATAGAAAGATTAATTGAAATCCTTCATGAGTGCAACAACTGCAACTTTGGCTCAAGTGACAATATTTTCACCAGtgaaaagaagatcttgaccGCCTGGAAATGGACTTTAGGATTTCAAtgtttggtgttgatcgGTACTAGAGGTACCGAGAGCATCAGACAAAGAGTCGTAAGGGCGGGTATGCTACCCATCATAGCCACGGTTTTGGATAATTATATCACCCTCCATGACAGAGCCTTCATCCAGGCCAATAAAGGTATGACTCTTCAATCCAGTGGATTTCTGTCCCAAGTTTTGGGAGGTAGCACTGGCACTCAAGAAGCCTCACAAATACAACAAAACATACCAACCGCAACTGCTCAGCCACAAGGTGACCTTCAAGAAATAAGGCCAGTCGGTGGCATAACTGACAATACGGAAGAGATAGCTACTGATACTGATTTGAGTggcaacttgaacttcttggtaCAATTTGAAACATTTCAGAATAACTTTAGGATGGACGATTCAACATCCGCTGCAGCAGCGATGGCCGCTTCATCTTCAGTGCAACCACATTCTTTTTTCAGCGGCAGACATCCGGACAGCTTGACTAATGAAGATTATGAAAGCTTGAGTATCGAACAattattcaaattggttAGAACTGCTGAGACTTGTGATTTATTGGATAGCCAAAACGTTAATAAtatcagaagaagatactTGATCTTAATAatcatgaagaagttgaaggctGAAAAGGAAGGAGAATTACTCGATACCagattcttgaacaacactGACTATGATATGGACAACAGTCTACAATTTTTGTCAGATATGtatcttcaagatgaaaagtCAGCATACCTTTCTAGCTTGGCCACTTCCAAAGCTTCTCCCCGAAGTTTTACCGAAACCGGGGTAATTATTCCTAGAGAGGACGATATTGGGTGGTCGCTTCAGTTATTGGCATACATTTCAAAATATCCTAACCTTAAAGATAGTTTGCAACACACACATCTTGTCATTGACATAAGTGTCAGAGATAAACAGCTAAAGTTGTTCATCGAAAATCAgttgaaaacaaaaatgaagaaggatTTGGCCATCAAACAAAGGCCTACGATTAAACCAAAGTCAAGACGGTCTAAATCGGTGAGTTTAAGACTGGGGGGTGAAACAACTCCTATCATTAATAGTGGTATTACCCAGAGAGATTCGGCAAATTCTCGGTTGAGTTTTACAGCTTCTGCTTCTAATTCTCCTCAGATGATAAATAGTCTTAACTCCCTTCGGGATGACAACTTCATCCTTGACCAAGACAAACTAGATTTATGTGACGACGATGACACAAATGTTGAAAGTGGATTGAGAGTTGACGATACAAACGTTGAAGGCATTCAAGATGACGGATGTGAATCAGACCCTGAAATTGGTTCGGTTTCTGAATCTGGTTCTGACAATGAGAACTTTGGTAACCTCTTATTCCCTTCATTTGATCAGAACAAGTTAAGTGAGTTGTATGAGTCCATCTTGGATTCAGAATCTATCATGGACACTTTGGATCGGGAGTTTGCATTGCATGAATTGAACGAAAAAATCAGCAAATGCATTGAACGTGCTAGTCAAAACTTGAGCACTTCTATCACGAAAAAGAGATTAGAACAAAAGCAATATTTGAAGCAAAAGTGGAACTACGACACATATGAGAACTTCAatattgatgatcaagtGAACAATCAGATCAATGAGCTCCAAAACGATCCCGACTATGACGATTCATTGATCGAGTACAAAAAAGTCAACTTATTTCCTATGGTGGAAAAGTTCACGTTCTTGGCTGGTACTGACATGTATTACTGGTCGGGTGTTGTGATGAGAAACTCTTGTAGAAGAAATGAACACCGCGGTGGAGTAAGGCAGTGTGGAAACTTAGATTGCGGTAAGTGGGAGACGTATCCCAGGGAGTTTCTGAAATGCAGAAGATGTAAGAGAACAAAGTATTGTACCAGAGAATGTCAAAAGAAATCCTGGCATTGTCACAGAAATTGGTGTATTCCAAGCACAAGCTCAACCACCAATAACGCCAATGAAAGCCAGGTGGCCGAAAACGACGAAAACGAAGAGCCAAGAACAGCTCAAGTGCAAAATATCTTAGTTAATCCTAGCGAGGTCGCTAACGATGCTGAAACTACTGGGGATAACATCAATAACAACAACTATGGAAacgataatgatgatggGCATCAGGGTACTGTAAATTAGAGTTTATAATATATATTCAGAAGAATGTATAATAGATTTTCATTCTTGTAGAGTCGTAAATTGTCTCTGAGGAAATCAGAATTTTAAAGGTAATCCATAAACTATAGGTGCACTTCCGTTCAAGTATTTTAGGTTACAGtattttcttccttctttaACACTTTCGGTAACCGTAAGGCTTGATCCTTCGCCACACAAAGAAGTCAACTTGAATACCCCCATAGTGAACTTATCGATGTCCTTGTCCGTAACGTCCCAAAGGTTTGCGAGTACCATAGGGGAACCACATGTTAGCCAATTGAGAACATTTCCGTGCGGTTCAAGCATTCCATTGGTTGTGATATGGCCAGACGAGCAGCCAAATAAGAGACTTGGAGGAAGCTCTTTTCtggagttggtgaacttgaataagGATGATGCTTTGATGTACTGTTCGCAACCACCATGGCCCACATAAACGAAGAGGTCCTTCTTGAGGATATCCAATAAAAACTTATTGTTATCCAGAGGTGAACGGCCGACGATACCTTCCCAAGAGGACATACTTTCAAATAGCTCAGAAAACCTTGCTTCCGACTTCACCAAGTCTCCACCAGGATTGAGCAAATACATCGTGTTCCAGCTTTTTTCCTTCTGCTTTGTAAAAGTCGGATTTTTTTTAAGCGTTTCTAATAATAAGTCGATGGAAGGCATTCTTGATACTGATTTATCCGAAAGACAACCCAAGGACTCCCATGGGATACTGTGACATGTTGGACCAGGGATAAGGACAATATGTTCGCCTGGATTTGAAGCCTTATCCTCGAATTCGTTCATCAACTCAACGAATTCATGGTGAAACATGTCAACATTCACTTCATCATAAGCGTTTTCTTCCCCCAAGTACATCAATGAATCCATAATGAAATAGATTAGATCTGCGACTATAGCTTTCTCGATTTCGACGGAATCAGCATCAGTCCCAATACTGAGATGTAATTGAGAGATTATACCAACAATCTGGGTGTTCAACTGAGTGTCCCTGGGGAAGGAGGGTAAATACTTGTAAAGGAGTTCATGGAACTTATTACTGaaattttgaaattgaatcGACTCTTCGTCATGATTACCAAAGATGCCTCTGAAAGCGCCTAGCCACTGATAttcaataagttcaagtacttctttGAGTTTCATGTCTAAAGAAAATCTCAAACGCCACCAATTTGTTCTATCTTCCTTGGTTCTGATCTTGGAAGTGGTTTGAGGTTTAATTGAATCGTCACTTCTCTTAATAATAGCATTAAGCTTATCCAAGGCCCCAGTAAACGAGAGAGATGAGGCTGTACTTCCATGGTCCATCATCCGTTTCAATGGAAGCCGTAAGCATATTGGTTTGTAATCTGACTCTTTACTCAATCTTGCTAGTACAAGCTCATCACTCCCTGAATCAATGTCCAAAGTAATGATTGTCCAATTGGCCGGCAATAAGTTTTTGACATCTTCACTAAACCCAAGAAAGTCATATTTATGTTCAAATTTCAACCCAGACAACGGAAAGATGTCTTCAGGTTCAGCCGCAGACTCTTCCCTCATATGCCTTTCATGTTTAATTGGTAAGGATCTGATAAAGTCATGCAAATAGTAAATTTCATACCTCTGAGTCTCTGAAATTGGAGAAATAGAGTTCACAACACTTGTTATATGGGCCATTTGGTTGCTTATGTTTCGAAGCGCATGCACCGGGAAACTATGATTTGAGATCACCAGAAGTAGTTTTGTGTTCGCTTCCGCTAAAGCGTCGGTGATCTGTCGAATATGCTGAGACTCGTTGACCATATTGTCTACTAAGCatggtgaagaaaagacAGAATTAAGGATACTGGAAAATGCTGGTATGTTGACCAAACTGTTCATGATCTGACCAACATCCACCCTCACGGCATCTAATTCTGATGCTTGGTACGTCGGTTCAATACTGGAGTGAAACATGGAAAGATGAAGCTGTGATTCGTGTATCAATTCTTTAAAAGGTGAAACAGTATTAAACGACTCACCAGGTAAGCTAAGGGTTTGTACAAGCTCTCTTTGGCGAGCACTGAATGCCTTTATGTGTTCGTCACTTTTTTCGACTAGGTAGTAAAGCAAATTGCTACTGACGCTCAACAAGCTGAGTGAGTCGTCTATGTTCAAGGATGTGATCTGATTTcctttcttcaattctgAAAGTGCTGTTTCGTTACGTTCtaacaacaagaagttaTCTGAAAGATAGAAGTGGTTGATTCCATTAACAAGTGGAAACTTGTTGCATTcgttcaatttcttcaattcagcAATGTAGTGGGAAATCTCTCTTGAAATTCCCAATAGTTTCAGCGTTTTGATCATGGAAATACAGAAAGAGGACATCAAAGATGCAGACTGCCATCTAAGTGCCACTCGATCCTTTACCGGAACATCTACCGTGATTTTCTTTATAATGGAGAGGAGCAACTTCGAGCctgttttcaaattctgGTAGCTTGCTGTATATCTCCCTTGTCTCAGTCTTAATTCAGAAGCTGTAAAGTTAAGATTTACTACTAAAAGtaagtttttcaacttttcgCTGATTCCTAGACTTGCTGAGTGATATGATAGGTTAAACTCAGTCTTTGATTTGACGAATTTCAAAAGCATCTCATATTTGTTGTCAGCTAAAACAAGATCTCGTTGTTCAATATAGGACTGTACTTGTAATAGCTTCCAAGCTGCCAATCCACGAGCAGATAATGCAGAGGACGTCCTTCCTGCAGCAAAAatctctttcaacaacattCCGGACGAATCCAAAAGACTGTGAGCTTCTTGGTAATTCTCCAAATATATGGAAACAgtcaccaagtccaaaagAAGGTAGAACCTGAAGCACTGGAGTTGAAAGTTTCCTGTTAAATCCCTCGAACATAGATATGGTGAAAGTAATTGGTGTAACTTCTTGTGAAGCTTGTTAAACTTTAAGTAATTCACTAAACAAGATAAAATTTCAATCTCGTATTCATTGGGGTTTGACTCTAGAAAGCAGTATTGATTGAACAATTCAATCGATTGGTCTATTGATTCTTCACTCCACTCAATGTTGATAGTCTTATGCAATTGGATTCCACTGATAATTAAATAGTGGAAGGGTTCACGGGGATTTGCCAATGAAATATCCAAGTAACTGTCTAATTCTTGGATTGTGTAGTAATAATAAAGACAAATTAATCTCAATGTTTCATCATTTAAATGGATACTTGTCATTATATCATTTGCAACAACTTCCTGGTTCACGGATGAACTTTGGATATGTTCAAAGAGATTTATGCACAAAGCAGTAATGAATAGCTCGCTCAATTCACTGCTTTCACCGAAAAGAGAGACAGTAAAGTTGGGAATTAAGTCAACTAGTCCTAAAATCAAGTGGGCTAATGGTCTCGAATTCAAAAGGTTTTTGTCATCAATGGTACGGATAGACCCCTGAATTGTGGAGAGGAAGACAATGACCATACTTCCAGATTCTCCTACTTTTCCGTGTTCCATCAACATCTGGCTTGTTTTCTCTACCTTGCTTTGAAGTATATCCCTATCTTGGGAACCACTGTTCGATTTGTTGTAGATCTCATATTCGTAGTCAATACAAGCTTCAATACAAAGTACTGTCATTGGCAGGAAAGGCATTTTAGCTGCCAAGTTGTACAATAGGTTGGATAAGTTTCTTATTCTCTTGTACTGCTTGAATtttgaaaacaagaaaTGTAGTTGGGCAATAATGTGGAGTGTGAAAGGTATTGACTCGCTTCTATCACTCAAATTCTTGAGGTGGACTGTAATGGAGTCCAAAAGTTCGAAACACTGGCTTGATAAGCTCTTGAGCAGCTTGTAGTTATTCTTCATGTATGTGACAACGGAAGAAATGAAGTCATTATATTTGTCGTGGTCAATTTGTTCTAAAACCCCTAAGCATGCCAGCAAAAAGGAAGGTTCCGTAAACAAGTCCCTGATCTGACAGCCTATAATCGCTTTATTGAATGTGTCTAAGTCACTCTGGTTATTTGAAATGCCCTGAAGAAGGTTTATAAGTTCTGACTTCGACAATGAAGG
Above is a window of Yamadazyma tenuis chromosome 1, complete sequence DNA encoding:
- the OAC1 gene encoding Mitochondrial oxaloacetate carrier protein (EggNog:ENOG503NV90; COG:C; BUSCO:EOG09263OCO) is translated as MSKHKETPQVSTAGGFVAGALAACGAVTFTNPIELIKTRMQLQGELTKVDKNAVKIYKNPFQAFGVIYKNEGLRGLQKGLVAGYFYQIGLNGCRFGFYEPARYNLTKLFNPTALKEGEKAPQSLGINVAAGFISGTAGATIANPLFLVKTRMQSYSAVKNASGQSVAVGQQTFYRSPFEGLKKIFKAEGIKGLFRGVDAAILRTGAGSSTQLPSYFYAKSLVIDNHIVAEDSILVHLIASSVAGLAVAVMMNPWDVVLTRVYNQKGDLYSGVGDCIVKTVKTEGITAFYKGFWAQLFRIGPHSILSLMFMEQSVKLVAQLESYL
- the CYM1 gene encoding Mitochondrial presequence protease (MEROPS:MER0025036; EggNog:ENOG503NU36; COG:O), translating into MLRRFTKLSSVGAQPSAPLSTQVRRSFATAYNQAKILNKYPIGLNYHGFTIEQVQPIPEFSLVAVKLKHARTGSQHLHLDAPHDRNNVFSVAFKTNTPNATGVPHILEHTTLCGSYKYPVRDPFFKMLNRSLSNFMNAMTGHDYTYFPFATTNARDFENLMDVYLSSVFEPLLTYEDFTQEGWRLENEVSDDKSSPLIFKGVVYNEMKGQYSNSSYYYWIKFQEAIYGSLNNSGGDPQKITDLQYEDLVDFHASCYHPSNAKTFTYGSLPLMEHLQKLAKCYEPFGARGVKNLIMKPTFQNNTDSSKNVAAINGPVDVMSGKAVAEQYKSSITWYLGDPLDEEKQYEIFQWKVLNSLLCDGHSSPFYQELIEKEYGDDFTVNSGLDSTTSLLSFTIGLNNLTKEKVDGLEEKVKQILQNKILPDFKSDSKVFRERVEAILHQIELNFKKHKPDFGLGLLHSIVSSWINELNPITSLQVEAVLQQFKNDYETNGLKMFEQLLENSLLNPNTPKFTFTMIPDEDFTTKLAEEEKQRLKSKVEVLEEEDKQVILERASKLAAKQQEEEDVSVLPTLTLQDIPRNGEFYRLKFGEVNSKKVQKRIVDTNGLVYATAAKDFGYLPTKYYPYIPLFISCLTNLAGTSQTSIIDLETKIQKHTGGVSFSVSNKTNPFNISETNLKFVATGMALQQNSSYIFELWKEILTETKLTNEPEVVDKLNTLVKNLGQNQMNSIAERGHSYSSAFSNSQLTVSKNIRNITSGIGQVEFIMQLNRELEAKGKDFLTTELLPTLNEIQDYVVGGFTKGSNPGFEYSLIGDAGAVSEAESLIQTFDDRMGSLKSLENENVLSGFTQGFSTSYPEVKTSTLINLPFQIGYSSLAKLGAEYTSMDGAVLQVLAQLLSSKHLHSVIREANGAYGGGMTYDGLGGTINFYSYRDPNPLKSVDSYRQTFQIALDKLESNWDAKDLQEAKLSIFQSVDAPSHVASQGVAAFIEGITDDMRQDRRERFLDIDNEDLKNVVDKYLVKAQKEVVTVIGDNSNLHIAPDGDWNIKSYN
- the ERV25 gene encoding vesicle coat component (EggNog:ENOG503P0AD; COG:U), whose translation is MKSSSMLLVIATLFTFITALNVDILAKANPEPVCIRDFVGENQLVVINIKTNGRIGDGQQLNVVVTDSLGNELRKKNDIGTSARITFTSFHSAAFDVCFTNVLETKVKYSHLSREVELDIESGAAARDWNAIQVAEKLKPNEVELRRVEEMTAEIASELQYLKKREERMRDTNESTNSRVKYFSTLVVISLVGLGAWQIQYLRHYFKVKHII
- a CDS encoding uncharacterized protein (COG:S; EggNog:ENOG503NUP4; BUSCO:EOG09260H6E) codes for the protein MRDSNYKSISNNRAAVTISSTVYDRRALDVTSDRPLVNSLNHLTYLVSSSAKVRETLSTDGGIERLIEILHECNNCNFGSSDNIFTSEKKILTAWKWTLGFQCLVLIGTRGTESIRQRVVRAGMLPIIATVLDNYITLHDRAFIQANKGMTLQSSGFSSQVLGGSTGTQEASQIQQNIPTATAQPQGDLQEIRPVGGITDNTEEIATDTDLSGNLNFLVQFETFQNNFRMDDSTSAAAAMAASSSVQPHSFFSGRHPDSLTNEDYESLSIEQLFKLVRTAETCDLLDSQNVNNIRRRYLILIIMKKLKAEKEGELLDTRFLNNTDYDMDNSLQFLSDMYLQDEKSAYLSSLATSKASPRSFTETGVIIPREDDIGWSLQLLAYISKYPNLKDSLQHTHLVIDISVRDKQLKLFIENQLKTKMKKDLAIKQRPTIKPKSRRSKSVSLRSGGETTPIINSGITQRDSANSRLSFTASASNSPQMINSLNSLRDDNFILDQDKLDLCDDDDTNVESGLRVDDTNVEGIQDDGCESDPEIGSVSESGSDNENFGNLLFPSFDQNKLSELYESILDSESIMDTLDREFALHELNEKISKCIERASQNLSTSITKKRLEQKQYLKQKWNYDTYENFNIDDQVNNQINELQNDPDYDDSLIEYKKVNLFPMVEKFTFLAGTDMYYWSGVVMRNSCRRNEHRGGVRQCGNLDCGKWETYPREFSKCRRCKRTKYCTRECQKKSWHCHRNWCIPSTSSTTNNANESQVAENDENEEPRTAQVQNILVNPSEVANDAETTGDNINNNNYGNDNDDGHQGTVN